In Symphalangus syndactylus isolate Jambi chromosome 14, NHGRI_mSymSyn1-v2.1_pri, whole genome shotgun sequence, one DNA window encodes the following:
- the SEPTIN10 gene encoding septin-10 isoform X10 — protein sequence MASSEVARHLVNIIPVIAKADTVSKTELQKFKIKLMSELVSNGVQIYQFPTDDDTIAKVNAAMNGQLPFAVVGSMDEVKVGNKMVKARQYPWGVVQVENENHCDFVKLREMLICTNMEDLREQTHTRHYELYRRCKLEEMGFTDVGPENKPVSLQETYEAKRHEFHGERQRKEEEMKQMFVQRVKEKEAILKEAERELQAKFEHLKRLHQEERMKLEEKRRLLEEEIIAFSKKKATSEIFHSQSFLATGSNLRKDKDRKNSNFL from the exons GTAAACATTATACCAGTGATTGCCAAAGCAGATACGGTTTCTAAAACTGAATTACAGAAGTTTAAGATCAAGCTCATGAGTGAATTGGTCAGCAATGGCGTCCAGATATACCAGTTCCCAACGGATGATGACACTATTGCTAAGGTCAACGCTGCAATGAAT GGACAGTTGCCGTTTGCTGTTGTGGGAAGTATGGATGAGGTAAAAGTCGGAAACAAGATGGTCAAAGCTCGCCAGTACCCTTGGGGTGTTGTACAAG tgGAAAATGAAAACCACTGTGACTTTGTAAAGCTGCGGGAAATGCTCATTTGTACAAATATGGAGGACCTGCGAGAGCAGACCCATACCAGGCACTATGAGCTTTATAGGCGCTGCAAACTGGAGGAAATGGGCTTTACAGATGTGGGCCCAGAAAACAAGCCGGTCAG tctTCAAGAGACCTATGAAGCCAAAAGACATGAGTTCCATGGCGAACgtcagaggaaggaagaagaaatgaagcAGATGTTTGTGCAGCGAGTAAAGGAGAAAGAAGCCATATTGAAAGAAGCTGAGAGAGAG CTACAGGCCAAATTTGAGCACCTTAAGAGACTTCACCAAGAAGAGAGGATGAAGcttgaagaaaagagaagactttTGGAAGAAGAAATAATTGCTTTCTCTAAAAAGAAAGCTACCTCCGAGATATTTCACAGCCAGTCCTTTCTGGCAACAGGCAGCAACCTGAGGAAGGACAAGGACCGTAAGAA ctcCAATTTTTTGTAA
- the SEPTIN10 gene encoding septin-10 isoform X8 yields the protein MASSEVARHLVNIIPVIAKADTVSKTELQKFKIKLMSELVSNGVQIYQFPTDDDTIAKVNAAMNGQLPFAVVGSMDEVKVGNKMVKARQYPWGVVQVENENHCDFVKLREMLICTNMEDLREQTHTRHYELYRRCKLEEMGFTDVGPENKPVSLQETYEAKRHEFHGERQRKEEEMKQMFVQRVKEKEAILKEAERELQAKFEHLKRLHQEERMKLEEKRRLLEEEIIAFSKKKATSEIFHSQSFLATGSNLRKDKDRKKEPGCRFELLCIDVRACETNGGCKDAEKGREGHSARERP from the exons GTAAACATTATACCAGTGATTGCCAAAGCAGATACGGTTTCTAAAACTGAATTACAGAAGTTTAAGATCAAGCTCATGAGTGAATTGGTCAGCAATGGCGTCCAGATATACCAGTTCCCAACGGATGATGACACTATTGCTAAGGTCAACGCTGCAATGAAT GGACAGTTGCCGTTTGCTGTTGTGGGAAGTATGGATGAGGTAAAAGTCGGAAACAAGATGGTCAAAGCTCGCCAGTACCCTTGGGGTGTTGTACAAG tgGAAAATGAAAACCACTGTGACTTTGTAAAGCTGCGGGAAATGCTCATTTGTACAAATATGGAGGACCTGCGAGAGCAGACCCATACCAGGCACTATGAGCTTTATAGGCGCTGCAAACTGGAGGAAATGGGCTTTACAGATGTGGGCCCAGAAAACAAGCCGGTCAG tctTCAAGAGACCTATGAAGCCAAAAGACATGAGTTCCATGGCGAACgtcagaggaaggaagaagaaatgaagcAGATGTTTGTGCAGCGAGTAAAGGAGAAAGAAGCCATATTGAAAGAAGCTGAGAGAGAG CTACAGGCCAAATTTGAGCACCTTAAGAGACTTCACCAAGAAGAGAGGATGAAGcttgaagaaaagagaagactttTGGAAGAAGAAATAATTGCTTTCTCTAAAAAGAAAGCTACCTCCGAGATATTTCACAGCCAGTCCTTTCTGGCAACAGGCAGCAACCTGAGGAAGGACAAGGACCGTAAGAA ggAACCAGGCTGTCGATTCGAACTCCTGTGCATTGATGTCAGAGCTTGTGAAACCAATGGTGGATGTAAAGATGCAGAGAAAGGTAGAGAGGGCCACAGTGCAAGGGAGCGGCCATGA